From the Streptomyces sp. Sge12 genome, the window CGACGGCCGGCCTTGCCCATGTCGAAGGGGACGGTGACCACCTTCGCCTGCGGTTCCTCCGCGGAGGCCACCGCGACCGTCTCGGCGGCCGCGCGGCTGGGCTGGGTACCGGTGAGCAAAGTCGTGATCGCCAGGACCACGACACCGAGTACGGCTTCCAGCGTCACCGTGCGGCGCAGCGCCCGCCGGTGTCCGCCGTCGCCCCGGGGACCGGGCGGGGCGGTGTCGTCGCCGTCCCCACCCCGGCCGGGCCCCTCGGGCGTGGCGCCGGGATCCGTCGCCGCGGGGGCCGCAGGCGCACCCACCAAGTGCAGGGCGGGCACCCGTTCGCGCTCGGGCACCGGCAGGGTCTCACCGCCCGGCAGCGTCGCGTGCACGAGGCGGGCGGTCCACCGGCGGGAGAAGGCCGCCGCGCACAGCACGAGGACGACCGCGGCGATCTTCACGACGAGGGTCCTGCCGTACGACGTGGTCCACAGTGCCTCCCAGGAGCCGACCTGCCGCCAGGACTGGTACACACCCGTGCCGACCAGAACGGCGACGGCGGCGAAGGCCAGTGTCGAGAAGCGGCCCACCGCGGACGCCGGTACCTCCTGGTCGTTCCCCCGGCGCCGGAGCAGCAGCACCAGCGTGAGCAGGCCGCCCAGCCAGACCCCCATGGCCACCAGGTGGAGGACCGCGACGGGCACGGCCAGCGGCACCTGGATGCCGGCGGAGGCGTGTTCCGCGGCGGCCCAGGTGCAGGCCAGGGCCAGGGCGAGCCCCGCCCAGGTCAGCCGGGAGCGGGCGTCGGCCTCCGCCGGCGAACCGTCGTCGTGGCGCTCGATCCGTACGGCGCGCCTCTTCAGGAGCACCGCAGCAACGGCGAGCAGCACGAGCCGGGCGAGCAGCGCGGCGCCGGGCCGACCGGAGACGGTCCGGCCCAGGTGCTCCGGGTCGAACGCCGAAGCCACCTGGCCGCCCGTCTCGTACGGGCCGCGCAG encodes:
- a CDS encoding copper resistance CopC/CopD family protein; the protein is MPTGSPPARRSSIALVLVAAVLALVFAGAGPASAHAGLSGSDPAEASVLQTEPKHVTLTFTESVSLSDESLKVLSPDNERVNPRPAQHADGKQNTARVELSDKLPQGTYTVAWRVVSADGHPISGAFVFSVGKTSGTVAVAATGSPDDTAAGRLYGTFRYVAYTGLALLVGAAAFVLVCWPAAAAVRPVRRLLAVGWLALVASTVALLLLRGPYETGGQVASAFDPEHLGRTVSGRPGAALLARLVLLAVAAVLLKRRAVRIERHDDGSPAEADARSRLTWAGLALALACTWAAAEHASAGIQVPLAVPVAVLHLVAMGVWLGGLLTLVLLLRRRGNDQEVPASAVGRFSTLAFAAVAVLVGTGVYQSWRQVGSWEALWTTSYGRTLVVKIAAVVLVLCAAAFSRRWTARLVHATLPGGETLPVPERERVPALHLVGAPAAPAATDPGATPEGPGRGGDGDDTAPPGPRGDGGHRRALRRTVTLEAVLGVVVLAITTLLTGTQPSRAAAETVAVASAEEPQAKVVTVPFDMGKAGRRGSVQITLAPGRVGENTVEAVVYTADAGLATVPELRLTLTQEELGIGPLDARLKNQKGYWAAYDLQLPMPGVWTLNITVRTTEIDQVTVHETVRITSPRRP